The following nucleotide sequence is from Aspergillus luchuensis IFO 4308 DNA, chromosome 1, nearly complete sequence.
GTGTTTTGGGACAAAGTAAGTACTTTGTACCAAGTCCGAATGAAGCCTGCAAGCCCACCTTGATCGAACTGACTACTATTATTTGTTAGACCAAAGGGTAGAGGAACTATTGACAGCGTTATCGATGTTCGAGCTCCCGGGTCTTTAATCCGTCGGTCTATAGAGGACACTGAATGTACATCGCTCTTGGACCAGGAAGGAGTCGAGAAATTGAGTTGAACTAGTGCCTCGGGTTCTCATAGATCATCGCCATTCATTGCGATCCATCACAAACAAAGAGAAACAAGAGGGCTGTGCATTCGAACTGCCTAAGCTTACTGTAGAACCTTATCTACGCAAGTGGCTTCTCTCCAAATTCGCCAGCGACAATTTCGGTATCTTCCGTTGGTTTGTCAAGAGCCTGCGGCTGAGTTTTAGCAGACACTTGGCTCCACAGCACCgcgatcttcttccaagTGTTGAGGAAAGCATGCTTCTGCGATGGGTGTCGAATCATTGAGCGATAGTTGCATGATTGCTTCTGTTGTTCTGTGGTCATCATCCAGATCTCGCATGATCTCATCACTGTCGGATCAATGCGAAACCTACTTAAGTAGGGGTAAAACCATGCCATGTGAAACTTTATTTACGATATCATGATCTGTCATGATTCGGAGATCGTATCGTTCATTGACCACCCGAGGTCGAGGACCAGAAATCGTCGTGGAAAGATGCTCGCACTGAAatactttttctcttttttcttcttggaaaATGGGAATGTGGAGATCACTTTCGCCTTTTCCGGGTTTCCGGAGTCGTCTTGCCCGCCGGCCAACACGCCGTCGGGCCACTAAGGCAGGGGTAGCTTTAATCAGCAGTCCGTCAGCGTCAATCAGTGGAGGTAAGATGGGCGCTTAGCCTTAGCCACAGGAAACACCCTCCAAGCGAACAGGTGAAGCGGGAGTGGCGAGCAAGTCTAGTTTAGCAGACGCATCCATGCGTGGgtgtttgctttttcgatTATCCTTATGAGATCTATCATATGCTGGTCATCGGCGCTATCCAAGTTTCGTCCTCAAACGCAGGAGAAGCCTGCATACCTTCCCTCGATGAAAGGTGAAAAGGCGGATGCAAAAATTCACCTTGTAACAGGGTCCCTCCAATCTCAATGCAGCTCCTCCCGTGTCGCATTCCTTATCTCCTTCGAGAAGTATGTCGGAGTGGAACTCGAAAATCCTTCTGCATTTGGATTTCCTCCGAACCCCGAACAGATGAAACGAAGCTGTACGTATTCACTTTGATCGGTGTGCACCTGACATGCGAATAGGGGCATACACATTCTCGTGCTTTGATTATGTTCCACGAATGTCCCTGGGTTATCCTGGGCCCATCACTGTGGGTTTCAAGGTCATGCCTTCGTCGTTAGATCTTACACGGTACAGGCAAGACAGGCCTCCCGCGGGATGGTTCGCGGGTTGAGTACCATGGTTCGGGCAATAAGCAGCCTCATTTAGGGCCAGAGAGAGCCTCTAGGGTGGTCGAAGTACCCTTTCaaaaatattattgataATAGACAATGGCAAACAAACCTTAGCCCATCGCTAATTGGGGTCTAGGCTCTGGCGGTTTCTTGGAGTCTTTGCTTTTAGCAGAGATCTACAGCAAGGATGGCCATCCACATCCGTTCTATTTCCATCGAATGAGCCCGATAATGAACAATGTTATCTGGTGGAAGATACTCCGGAGTGTTGTCTTCAGGCATAACCACAACAGACAAAGAGCAGAAGATACCATCTCTGTGTAATACACAGGAAGAGTAACGATACGTACTGTGCTGATACCATACGATGTAAATACGACCGGCTGCGCGCTCCAACCACGTGCTTCACCCCCTCGTCCTCTGTGGGATTCTTAGTCTGTTTCACCAGTTTCGAGTTCCCATCGACCCCACAGCAAAAGCGGAGTCCTGACAGGACGCATTGAACTCCTTCCATGCCATTGACTTGGTCACGGTGCACTGCGACCCCCTTGCATGgccagaaaaagaaggacagaaagagggaaaaaaggttTTGCGCATAGACCAGGGCTAACTTATTGACGGGGGCAGTTAGTTGCCTGCCAGCCAGAAAGTACTATCAGTGTCCAGAGTTTGGTGTCTATCTGACCCGCCCTGAGATAGCCAACTTTTGTGAGATGCAATAGTCGAATGTTGCATCCATCCTTCAGACCCTAAATTTCGTTGAAGCATTTCTAGTGAATGGGTAGTCACGGGCAAACGACAAACAAGCCTTTGCCCACAACAATCCTTCTGCAGTTCGAACcccctttttccttcccactCCTCCGACCCCTACCCTTCTGGCCTCTCTTACCGTTCGTAACTTCGTATATATtactccactccactccgGCTGGATGGGGTTCCTGAAAACCGCATGGAAAGCGCTCCGTAAAAATGGATACTCCGTAACGGCAACGCATCCGCAGGTTACATGATACTTACCTTATTACTTGGACAGTAGTAAGTATCTTCCATAGCTCCGACCACCCAATGCCATTGGCCAATGCCTCTGCGGTCTCGTCAGGGTTGACGCCGGAATACCGCGTGGTTTCTATTCCGGGGGAAATGCAGGCCGGGGTCTTGccgctttttctcctctttctagATTTCTAAGTTCTAACGGCCGGCTTTGGATCCTAACAGGGAAGAGCTCCTTCCGAAAATAACCACTTCGGCGCTGATTAATGGACGATCCAGTCAAAAGTAATTGAAGTCCCTGTTGCACTCCCGAGTGTCCTTTCATGCTTGGCTGGGCGATCTTCATTCAGCGCCAATCGGAAACTCTCATAAGCACCCAATAATGATGATTGTCGTTCCTCATCCAAATACTGTTTAATTGCGGCCCATCTTGCTTGCGGCTAGGTTGCACTAAGGGACGGTACTTTCAAGCGAACTTGATTCTGGGCAGACATGTCACATGCCGGGGGGAGAGAATGCTGATACTAATGCGGTGCATACACTCCAGCTTGGCAACTTTGCTAGAGAGCACAAAGTTGACTAGTACGAAACTTAAGCCTACTTTGCGCATTGTGGCTTCTATTCAGGACCGCGTAACGTTGCTTGGGCTTCTATTATCTCTCCCACACATACGCACATCTTGGCGAGGGACAATACAGGAAGTATCTCGCAATCCCGAACCTCGGGCGAGAATTAGCCGTTTGGCCAAGTGGATAACTTCCAATTGTGACCCGTGTTGAGGCAACTCCTGCTGAAGCGTCCGCCTTGTGGTTATTGGCCAAAGCTGTCCGTCAAGCTGTCAAGTCAAGGTGCCCTCCCTAAGCGTCAAGGAAGCCACCAGGTTCCATTCGACTATCAGTACCTTATTCGAGCACGGTATCTGCAGGTACCACCGCGGTGGACCTTGCCGTTGCTGCTGATTGCCTGTTGGGGACTCGGTAAATGGAGCCTTATTACGAATCACAGCGATTTCTCATTGGTAATACCTCAAATCACTTCCGTGATCCGTACCGGCGGATTCAGTCCGGGTATCGTAGAAATGGgtgtctttttttgttttattttttggcTTTTGACTTACTATCTTGGAATGGCTACTCATCCCTGCCTggctctttccctttccataCATTGTTGAAGTACCGAGTTTGATCCCTACCTGACTAGGGATGTAGGGCAGCCGCCGTTTTCAGCACTCTACAGTAGGGATCCCTGTTTTGAGTGACACACCAGGTGTGCCTTGCTCCGTGGTTCAACCATGGTTAAGCAGTGAGCCAAACAGCCATAAGGTTTCAACCGAGCTGTCTCCCGGAGAATTAGACAGTTTCTCAGCATGAAAGGGGTTCAACCAACACATGGAATGTAGCAGCATGTAGGTTGATTGGTTTTGACACTCGTGGCGCACTCTCGCCAGGGGATTGCACGACATCTGAGCGCTTTCTGCTGGCCAAGTTGTTACATCGGCTAAAGTGAGTAGTAGCAGTTACCAATAAGTTCTTCAGCCTTCTGGGATAATCCAAATCCGTAAATAGCAATGAAGAAATCTCCTTCCCGTCCACTCACTGACCAACTGAACCACGCCACCCATTGTCAACAtgaccatcaacaacatcatcatcccatctccTGACCCCTGAAGCATAAGATCCATTTTATGCTCCCCCAATGCACAGCTGACTCATCACCGCCCTCAACTGCCTGACTAGACAAACTCACTAACCAATTCACTAACGAGCCTAGACTGAAACGCCCGCATCGCTACGGATTTACAGGGGGAGGCTAAGGGTAAATAATAGGCTCGCGCAATGAAATccagaattattattatggtTAATATTTCCAGCTCCGAAATGTTGTCCCCTTTCCCTCAGCtccagtcatcatcatcacaaggATTCGCCGGTCTTGAACTTTATTCCGAGCTGACTGACTCCTAACGAATTTGCGTGGTTCTGGTGAGATGAGTCGCATGCAGAACGGCCAATTACCAATTTCCCTGAAGAGGCCaaggtcagtcagtcaccttactttcttttttgtcttgTTTCTGATTAGCCACTAAGAAAAGTTATCTGGTGCGCTTATCAATTGCAACCCAATCACATTATTACCCCAGAATTTGGGTCATTTCCGACTGACTATGCAGGGATTGGATTGGTACTCTAGCCAATCCATCCCGCACCCTGCATACGGGAATGTACACAATAGCATGAGatgctactactataccaCCTACTTatgtataaaataatcaatgTACTACCATCAGCTGACATTTACCCACTGCAATCTTAGCGAAGAAAGTTCCACTCACTCGGAAGATACTACGGTGCACAAGTACAACTACAACCATCACAGCAGcgattctaataataataacaacccTCCCGATATTGAAAAATGTCAGCCCTACCGGGGGTATAGGCGACACGATGAtcacgatgacgatgacaatgacaatgacacGGAAATTCTGAGCAATGCTAGTGGTGATAGCAGtattagtagtagatatgGACGACAAAGGTCACGGGTGGTGATGAAGCTCTACGCGGCGTCTTATGTCGCTTTTGCCATTCTGTCGTTCTTCTCTGCCGCTTATTACTTCTTGTGCTGGATGCCGTGTATGTTTCATGCCCCTATCTTGATTGCTGTTGTGTTGAATTATTACTCTTGCTCTACGGTTACTAATTATGGTCATGTTTGTACAGATGAACCGTCCAACAGTGATCCATTCCCGGGCCGTCATCGGTGATGCGCAATATCCAGAACAACCTATTTACACAATTGATCGAGGGGATGCGCATATCAGTCGATACTCAGAACAAAACCCAATACGGACTCCTATGCAGCGGGATACTCGACTGATACTACACTTCACCTGGCTGGAAGACGCCCGGAGTGGGCAGAATATCCAACTTACACTTTTATACATATACCTCTCGGTatagagaggagagagagagagagagaaagtgagaGAGAAACAATGTACATACGTCTCATATACATAATGCACAAAGAAGCAGATACGATCTTAACGCCATtccatgaagaagcaaaagTGCATCCAGAATCAGAGAATACGAGTACCCTCTGCAAGTATCAACTTGTCGCTGCTACTAATCTGCGCGAACAACTATACAACTAGGATGATCAAGGCGCCCACTATACGACCTTATATCCTAGTTAGGAGGCGGGAGAACACCTTCCCAGAATAGTCTTTGATCACCACGCAAAGAGCTGCAAGTATAAGTATGTTTCGCGCAGTGCTAAATTTCAAACTAATTCTATACAAGACGAACTAGTATAATCCCGAGTCATGATTCGACAGCGATATTCAATGCATAACAATACTCTATCTTTGGCCAAATGTTTTCTACGGCTGTGCAATTGGGCGAGCGAGGGCAGCTTTCAGAGAAACACGTCTGGGCGGTTTTCATCAGATAATTAGTGGTTGCCCCAAGCTCTTTCGTGATTAATGCAAGTCTCATGCACTCGATCGCTAAGTCTCGATGTACTGCGCGCTGGATAATGGGATTACACTTGTTGGATTATTCACATAcctatataaatattgttTCTGTCTGAGGGGAAACAGTACAAGGGCTTCCGTGGTGAAGGACCTCGAAGTATTGGGTGGGAAAGTTTCACACACCAGCAGACCTTGAACAGTTAGTACTATATACTTAGCATAATACATCATGTGGCTAGGGCTTTCCTTGTTGCCTCGATTGCAGGAGATGAGAAGTAGATCCTAGAGCTTCCCAGGATTATAGGCGACAGCCAGAAAGCGGCAAGGGTTCCTCATTGATGAGCATGGGCTCAGCTTGTGGGGTTTCAGTATTTGTGGAAAAGGCGATACATGTAGCAATGTGATTGAGGTAAGTATGTACAAAGACAAATTTCTTTGAGAAGATGAAAGattggggaaagggaaagacaCGCGGGGTATGATTGTTAGGGTATTGGTAGGCATTGGACGACGTGAatacgtactactacttagtctCATAACAGTCACCACCAATCACTGTGACATATCAACAGGCTGGAAAGGCGAACAGAAGCAGGCAGTAGTGGATGATCCAACTGGCGCAgtcgctcttcttccgtccTGATAGACTAAAAGCGTTAGTAGTAACCGGGGTATTGTATGCTAAGCAAGGATCTGAGAGGCGAAGCAAGAACCTTGTGGGGACAATAGACCGGCGAAAGCGAACAACAGTCGATTGTCAGTTAGTGTGTGTTAGTTGATACTTAGTGGCATGCATAGTGTACAGGATGGAGCCAACAATTTCAACCAGAGATGCAAATCCCAGCATAAGCCAGTCTTTGTTTGTATGCGCGGATTATTCGCTTTCAAAAGGACGAGTTACAGGGATTACAATATCCTACTAGTAACTTAGTATGTCACGCTGCTGtaagatattatagtaatGGACATAAATTGGGGGGTTTCCCCAAGGCTCAGTGATCGTCTCGCCTTCATTTCTCACACCTTTATCCTCTTTtcgaatactactactactccccCCAACTCCTACATTCTCATACTTCCCGCATCAGATCAGAACAGAACAACAGAACATGGATCCCCAGAAGCAACTGGTCATCAAGCTGACCTCCTTTCGCTACAAGAAAGAAGGTATTTCTTGGAAGAAGTTCCATGAATATGGCGCCAGACAACATGCACCCAAGGCTGCCCGTATTCAGGAGAGACACGGCGCCTACAAGATCACACATGTGAGTTTTTTTTCCAAATTGTCCGTTTCTATCTCGCTTGACCCTAACATGATATTTCCTCACTAGGTATACACTCCACCAATCACCAAGAGCCTCATCACCGAGAAACTTCCCTGGGCTCTCCGTCCCGGCTGGAAACTCGACGACCACGACGTTTCGATCTCGATGTACGTGCCTAATCCCGAGACGCTGCAGGCAATTATCGCGGACCCAGAGTTTCAGAGTCTCGTCGCTGGGGAGGACCATATCCTGGACCAGGAGCGGGCCACGGTGACCGCCGGCTGGGAGGAGGTATTTCTTGACGAGGGCAAGATTGTGGATATCGAGCGTGAGAGTTGGGAGGCTTTTACCGCTATGGGTCAGGACAGTGGGAAGACGTCTGCTCCTGAGGATGTTCGTATCTAGAACGGGtattgctgttgctgagctATAGATGTAGTCATGTATAAACCCCTTCATTGCTCTCCATAATATATCGATGCCGACGATCAATGCCCAATATGATGGAATCATGCCCCCTTTCCAAATGAATATGAACGTGCTTCGGAGATCATTCTTGAAAGAGTGGGTAAACGACAAATTGATGTTCATAGGAGGGAAACATAATTGTGGTACAGTAATTCACATAGATAGTTGAAGTGCAATGTTGCCGGAATATTCCGCACATGTTGAAGATACGATGAAGACCCTAAATGCCAAGTTGACATTCTCGGTGACCTTCAGTAGTGGAGATGTTAATCAGGATCGCTATACACTTCTCATGTAGGCTACCACTTCATTGTGATCGAAACCATTGTTTTGCCATGCTATGGCGTGTCCTCCAAAGctccttcccttctactTATGGTCCTAATTGTATATAAAGGGTCCCCTCACAAATTGACAGCGATAACAGGACCATCATATTCCTTTCGGCCACGCATCAGCCAGAACACCGTACTCATCAAGCAAACGAACCCAAAGATCAAGGAAGCATAGTTCATGTTAGACGGAGTGACGGGCTGATAAGAGGGAAACACCATGAAGATACTGGTGAATAGCAAATAAATGATGGCGACGACATTGATTGCAATGCCGGCGCGGCCAAGCCTCCATGGTCCATAGTTCACACTATGTGGTGCGGAAAGGCGGcgccagaggaagaagacaatagGGACAAGGTATGAGATATGTAATCCTAGAACGGCAAGTGAGAggatggcgttg
It contains:
- a CDS encoding uncharacterized protein (TransMembrane:1 (i101-122o)); its protein translation is MSRMQNGQLPISLKRPSEESSTHSEDTTVHKYNYNHHSSDSNNNNNPPDIEKCQPYRGYRRHDDHDDDDNDNDTEILSNASGDSSISSRYGRQRSRVVMKLYAASYVAFAILSFFSAAYYFLCWMPYEPSNSDPFPGRHR
- a CDS encoding EthD domain-containing protein (COG:S;~EggNog:ENOG410PTAV;~InterPro:IPR011008,IPR009799;~PFAM:PF07110;~go_function: GO:0016491 - oxidoreductase activity [Evidence IEA]), with the protein product MDPQKQLVIKLTSFRYKKEGISWKKFHEYGARQHAPKAARIQERHGAYKITHVYTPPITKSLITEKLPWALRPGWKLDDHDVSISMYVPNPETLQAIIADPEFQSLVAGEDHILDQERATVTAGWEEVFLDEGKIVDIERESWEAFTAMGQDSGKTSAPEDVRI